A part of Candidatus Poribacteria bacterium genomic DNA contains:
- a CDS encoding DEAD/DEAH box helicase: MNENRQITNHVLPSQGKLKKAQEIAEGLYPHQIEGVAFLLGRRRALLADDMGLGKTRQSIIAMTEAEPEGPYLVICPASVKRNWAREIEFVFPFAEPVIVGPGPLPSAEFHEWVIINYEILGKHLEGLLAFEWKGIVFDEAHYLKNHQSQRSRNAVKLVKTLQREPIVHALTGTPMTNRPRDLFPILRLVDHPLGKSFLSFAKRYCDAYQGDFGLVADGASNIAELTVQLHGVMLRRTKNEVLDLPPKVRTWLDVELHPYAIQHFNNAVREFLTKFDAPESIGTVEDESENSERRQAVGRLTTARRKLAFAKCRHTIKFVENALEQGEKVILFTAFLNTLERFHKHFGDRAVFVSGEVPAEARQDRVDQFQNDENVQLFIANMHVAGVGINLTAGRQVVFNDLDWVPANHWQAEDRAYRIGQTGTVNVTYMIARGTVDEFVKTVLETKAALMDALVEGTVLIPGADSALQPDVLSELKRMMNALSGHAAEVEEPQLFDVLQQASDIYLEENAAHLEEATRAQLRPYSEEAIRTLAAVLTGPERTVYHAESSSQKGKFYVLEAVGADVTCECPGFTHRGSCRHVRPLKSALVAGTPLPKGYKEVSAE; the protein is encoded by the coding sequence TTGAACGAAAACCGTCAAATCACAAACCACGTCCTGCCTTCGCAAGGTAAGCTTAAAAAAGCTCAAGAGATTGCTGAGGGGCTCTATCCACATCAAATAGAGGGGGTCGCCTTCCTGCTGGGTCGCCGTCGTGCACTTCTCGCCGACGATATGGGGCTCGGCAAAACCCGACAGTCCATCATCGCGATGACCGAAGCGGAGCCAGAAGGTCCCTATCTCGTGATTTGCCCCGCTTCTGTCAAGCGGAATTGGGCACGTGAAATCGAGTTTGTGTTCCCCTTCGCCGAACCTGTCATCGTCGGTCCCGGTCCCCTTCCGTCAGCTGAGTTCCACGAGTGGGTTATCATCAACTATGAGATTCTCGGTAAACACCTTGAAGGACTTCTCGCGTTTGAATGGAAAGGTATCGTCTTTGACGAAGCGCATTACTTGAAAAATCATCAGAGTCAGCGCAGTCGGAACGCTGTGAAACTGGTGAAAACGCTTCAACGGGAGCCGATCGTCCACGCGCTAACGGGGACTCCGATGACGAATCGCCCTCGGGACCTTTTCCCGATTCTACGATTGGTGGATCACCCCCTCGGCAAGAGTTTCCTCAGTTTCGCCAAACGGTATTGTGACGCCTATCAGGGAGACTTCGGGTTAGTCGCAGATGGCGCGAGCAACATTGCGGAACTGACCGTTCAACTCCACGGCGTGATGCTGCGGCGCACCAAAAATGAGGTGTTGGATCTGCCGCCCAAAGTCCGAACGTGGTTGGACGTTGAATTGCACCCGTATGCGATACAGCACTTCAATAACGCTGTCCGCGAATTCCTAACGAAGTTTGACGCACCTGAATCCATCGGAACAGTTGAAGATGAATCGGAAAATTCGGAACGGCGACAAGCCGTGGGTCGGTTAACGACAGCGCGTCGAAAACTCGCCTTTGCAAAATGTCGGCATACCATCAAATTCGTCGAAAACGCACTGGAACAGGGCGAAAAAGTCATTCTCTTTACTGCCTTCCTCAATACACTCGAGCGTTTCCACAAACATTTCGGTGACCGAGCCGTCTTCGTCTCTGGGGAAGTTCCGGCTGAGGCACGTCAGGACCGAGTCGATCAATTTCAAAACGATGAAAACGTCCAACTCTTCATCGCCAATATGCACGTCGCTGGCGTCGGAATCAATCTGACCGCTGGACGACAGGTTGTCTTCAATGACTTAGATTGGGTGCCGGCGAATCATTGGCAGGCGGAGGACCGTGCCTATCGCATTGGACAGACGGGGACTGTTAACGTCACTTATATGATTGCGCGCGGGACGGTAGACGAATTCGTCAAGACTGTCTTGGAGACGAAAGCCGCCTTGATGGACGCGCTTGTTGAAGGCACGGTGTTGATACCCGGTGCCGATAGTGCGCTCCAACCTGATGTGCTGAGTGAACTCAAGCGGATGATGAATGCACTCTCTGGGCATGCCGCCGAAGTCGAGGAACCGCAATTATTCGATGTCCTCCAACAAGCGAGCGATATATACCTCGAAGAGAACGCCGCTCATCTCGAAGAGGCGACGCGTGCGCAGCTGCGACCGTATTCCGAAGAAGCCATTCGCACCTTAGCCGCGGTCCTCACGGGTCCCGAACGAACCGTTTATCACGCCGAGAGTTCATCACAGAAGGGCAAATTTTATGTCTTAGAGGCTGTAGGGGCAGATGTAACGTGTGAGTGTCCTGGCTTCACGCACCGTGGCAGTTGCCGACACGTCCGTCCCCTGAAATCTGCCCTCGTTGCCGGGACGCCGCTACCGAAGGGATATAAGGAAGTTTCCGCCGAATAA
- a CDS encoding VWA domain-containing protein, which yields MKSKSSKALLISVLLHLGVGVLGFFFWFSTHPQRNADAINALFVIEEKPKVRRVTPPKRTRVRHRRTRDVSQPRLKILTSNQPASARGVVSAAEPAPFQPFDTKDVGEPVGPTATHVEFDDTPRVQRVIERPFKKEKKEKARFKSRLVRFIEAQEGPQRIVYCIDLSTSMQNLPQRKLKRIIDLMRNSLTFLEPHDSFNIMAFSTELIIYQDGFIPVTEQTVAASSNYLADIQSQIHTKGTDHDMLSALTETAKTAPTIVVLFSDGIPTTIAGPDLTLIGEHAAGNGRIFAMGIGMAPNFPGAVMLRRLSAVSEGDLWLVDRGR from the coding sequence ATGAAATCGAAATCCAGCAAAGCATTACTGATCTCTGTCCTGTTACATCTCGGCGTTGGGGTGCTCGGATTCTTCTTCTGGTTTAGCACCCATCCGCAGCGAAATGCTGATGCCATCAACGCCCTATTCGTCATCGAAGAAAAACCGAAAGTCAGACGCGTGACACCCCCGAAACGCACGCGAGTCAGGCACAGAAGAACACGGGATGTCAGCCAACCCCGCCTGAAAATCCTCACGAGCAACCAACCTGCCAGTGCTCGGGGGGTCGTCTCCGCCGCGGAACCCGCGCCTTTTCAACCCTTTGACACCAAAGATGTGGGCGAGCCTGTGGGACCCACTGCAACCCATGTCGAATTTGACGATACCCCACGTGTGCAAAGGGTGATCGAACGTCCTTTCAAAAAAGAGAAGAAGGAAAAAGCACGTTTCAAGAGTCGGCTGGTGAGGTTCATTGAGGCGCAGGAGGGACCCCAACGCATCGTCTATTGCATCGACCTGTCTACGAGTATGCAAAACCTCCCGCAGCGGAAGCTCAAGCGGATTATAGATCTCATGCGGAATTCGCTAACCTTCCTGGAACCCCACGACAGTTTCAACATCATGGCGTTTAGCACAGAACTCATCATCTACCAAGACGGCTTTATTCCGGTAACAGAACAGACAGTCGCCGCCTCGTCAAACTATCTCGCCGACATCCAATCCCAAATTCACACGAAAGGGACCGACCACGATATGCTATCGGCGTTGACCGAAACCGCCAAAACCGCCCCTACGATTGTTGTTCTCTTTAGCGACGGCATCCCTACCACAATTGCAGGACCTGATCTCACGCTTATCGGTGAACACGCCGCAGGCAACGGACGCATCTTCGCGATGGGAATCGGAATGGCACCTAATTTCCCGGGTGCTGTGATGTTAAGACGCCTCTCGGCCGTCAGTGAAGGTGATCTGTGGCTCGTTGATAGAGGTCGGTAA
- a CDS encoding YceI family protein gives MKMDLGRNLWFSRMRILVLALIGIGFAGSIQMVDAADTYEIDTAHSMVIFRAKHNGITYNYGRFNAFTGEITMDADVSKNMVEFEVKTASVDTGNEKRDQHLRSPDFFSAKQFPVITFKSTKVEMKEGKDDVLAVTGDLELLGVKKSITVDVEITGRGKGRQGEALIGFQSVFTINRSEFGMTYGAGSVSDDIQLTVSIEAQQR, from the coding sequence ATGAAAATGGATTTAGGACGGAATTTGTGGTTTTCTCGTATGAGAATCCTTGTTTTGGCACTGATCGGTATCGGCTTTGCTGGAAGCATACAGATGGTGGATGCCGCAGATACGTATGAAATTGACACAGCGCATTCAATGGTAATTTTTCGCGCAAAACACAATGGCATTACTTACAATTACGGCAGATTTAATGCGTTCACCGGTGAGATCACGATGGACGCAGATGTGTCCAAGAACATGGTGGAATTTGAAGTTAAGACGGCGAGTGTTGATACGGGCAACGAAAAACGCGATCAGCATCTGAGGAGTCCTGACTTTTTCAGTGCGAAGCAGTTTCCTGTGATTACCTTCAAAAGCACAAAAGTAGAGATGAAGGAAGGGAAAGATGATGTGTTGGCAGTCACAGGTGATCTTGAACTCCTCGGTGTCAAGAAATCCATCACCGTAGATGTTGAAATTACTGGAAGAGGTAAAGGACGACAAGGTGAAGCACTGATCGGGTTTCAGAGCGTCTTTACGATTAATCGAAGCGAATTCGGGATGACTTACGGCGCGGGTTCCGTCAGTGACGATATCCAACTGACTGTGAGTATTGAGGCGCAGCAAAGATAG
- a CDS encoding sulfatase-like hydrolase/transferase, with amino-acid sequence MADKAPNVLWVCTDQQRYDTIGALGNPYVSTPNIDNLVAEGVAFTHAYCQSPICTPSRASFLTGMYPSATHAIRNGNDFFSDAYPLVTRTLADIGYDCGLIGKLHLASAYGRVEPRVNDGYRYWHYSHAPRDDWEQGHDYADWVRTKGYILGELNQNPEGVPAELHQTTWCAEKTIEFIREDRECPWLASVNIYDPHPPFNPPQTHRDQYNPAEMPEPLFRNSDLEQQTRLQAIDFQSKVRTPDELDIRSPILPQTPRQEADAVGSRDAKTLIAAYYAMIQLIDEQFGRILETLDEMGQRENTVIIFTSDHGETLGDHGLIQKGCRFYEGLVRVPLIFSWQGQFASGLKSDALVELVDKAPTLLELAGLTVPEEMHGTSLLPILRGEADPNHHRDFVRCEYYDAVDLPDHTFATMYRNERYKLVVYHGHAEGELYDLIEDPDEFENLWHAPAKQGIKLELLKRNFDASMFAMDRGSRRVGPM; translated from the coding sequence ATGGCTGACAAGGCACCCAACGTCCTCTGGGTTTGCACGGATCAACAACGCTATGACACAATCGGTGCATTAGGGAATCCGTATGTGTCAACACCGAACATCGACAATTTAGTGGCGGAAGGCGTTGCATTTACGCATGCCTATTGTCAAAGCCCTATCTGTACCCCGAGTCGAGCGAGCTTTCTCACGGGTATGTATCCGAGCGCGACACACGCCATTCGCAACGGAAACGATTTTTTTTCGGATGCGTACCCGCTTGTAACGCGCACCCTCGCGGATATCGGTTATGATTGCGGATTGATCGGCAAACTTCACCTTGCGAGTGCTTACGGGCGGGTGGAACCACGTGTAAACGACGGTTACCGTTATTGGCACTACAGCCATGCACCACGCGACGACTGGGAACAGGGACACGACTACGCTGATTGGGTTCGCACGAAGGGCTACATTTTAGGTGAGTTGAACCAGAATCCGGAAGGTGTGCCAGCGGAATTGCATCAGACGACATGGTGTGCAGAAAAGACGATTGAATTTATTCGTGAAGATCGGGAGTGCCCATGGCTTGCGAGTGTCAATATCTACGATCCGCATCCGCCGTTCAATCCACCACAAACACACCGAGACCAATATAATCCGGCGGAAATGCCAGAGCCACTTTTCCGAAACAGCGATCTGGAACAGCAGACCCGACTACAAGCGATCGATTTTCAATCCAAAGTGCGTACACCCGATGAACTGGACATTCGGAGTCCGATCTTACCGCAGACCCCGCGTCAAGAAGCAGATGCAGTCGGGTCGAGAGACGCCAAAACACTCATAGCCGCCTATTATGCGATGATCCAACTGATTGACGAGCAGTTCGGTAGGATCCTTGAAACGCTTGACGAAATGGGACAACGGGAAAACACCGTCATCATTTTCACCAGTGACCATGGAGAAACACTCGGCGACCATGGACTTATCCAAAAGGGGTGTCGGTTCTACGAAGGCTTGGTCAGGGTGCCACTGATTTTCTCATGGCAGGGACAATTCGCGAGCGGACTCAAAAGTGACGCACTCGTTGAACTCGTCGACAAAGCCCCGACACTCTTGGAATTGGCAGGTTTAACGGTCCCCGAGGAGATGCACGGCACATCACTGCTGCCGATTCTCCGAGGTGAAGCGGATCCGAACCATCACCGGGATTTCGTCCGATGTGAGTACTATGATGCCGTGGATCTGCCGGATCACACTTTCGCAACAATGTACCGAAATGAACGTTACAAATTAGTAGTATACCACGGACACGCAGAGGGTGAACTCTACGATTTAATTGAGGATCCGGACGAGTTTGAGAATCTCTGGCATGCTCCCGCGAAACAGGGTATCAAGCTGGAATTGTTAAAACGGAATTTTGATGCATCCATGTTTGCTATGGATAGGGGATCGCGGCGGGTAGGACCGATGTGA
- a CDS encoding site-specific DNA-methyltransferase yields MLERNTIHCGDTFTLLKEVKDASVDLIVCDGPYGVTENSWDDISSIQEFNLTLIKAFTPKLKDGGALYLFGKPDCIDFIDYRQYLNLRSKIVWYQPSRLAQGRISYTNNYDIICYFIKGKKPRCYNLDAIRVSQLVELAHRNRCENVPSVTNGKFGKTKYNPKGKNPGDVWGDIKQLTYKSKELVSRKALNTIQKPEKLIERIVLASSLPGDLVLDPFAGVGTCLVVCKRHQRDFIGFEIEPSFVKSGNERLRACYNDSDVPL; encoded by the coding sequence ATGCTTGAGCGTAACACTATCCATTGCGGCGACACCTTCACTCTACTGAAAGAGGTAAAAGACGCTTCAGTGGACCTGATTGTGTGTGATGGACCGTATGGCGTAACAGAGAATTCGTGGGACGATATTTCTTCAATTCAGGAATTTAATCTCACGCTTATTAAAGCGTTCACGCCGAAACTGAAGGACGGAGGCGCACTCTATCTGTTCGGAAAACCGGACTGTATCGACTTCATAGACTACCGACAATACTTAAATCTCCGTTCAAAGATTGTCTGGTATCAGCCAAGCAGGCTTGCACAGGGACGCATCAGTTACACCAACAACTATGACATCATCTGCTATTTCATCAAGGGCAAAAAGCCGCGGTGCTATAATTTAGATGCCATCAGAGTTTCGCAACTTGTTGAGTTAGCGCATCGGAATCGGTGCGAAAATGTGCCCTCCGTAACCAACGGTAAGTTTGGCAAGACAAAATATAATCCGAAAGGAAAGAATCCCGGCGATGTCTGGGGCGATATAAAGCAATTAACATACAAATCCAAGGAGTTAGTGAGTAGAAAAGCCCTCAACACGATCCAGAAACCCGAGAAACTCATTGAACGGATTGTATTAGCGAGTTCACTACCGGGGGATTTAGTTTTGGATCCTTTTGCGGGCGTCGGCACGTGTCTTGTGGTGTGTAAGCGCCATCAACGGGATTTTATCGGGTTTGAGATCGAACCGAGTTTCGTGAAATCAGGAAATGAACGGCTTCGCGCGTGCTATAACGACTCAGACGTGCCTTTATAG
- a CDS encoding WD40 repeat domain-containing protein: MDNLNAQTDAQSNLPEGVKARLDQGNLTGDIAFSSDGTQLAVACDIGVWVYDVDSGLGLNLLVEHKEYVRCVAYSPDGSAIASGSIDNTVVLWDAMSGSPTATLIGHTDAVRSVAYSRDGATVASGSPDGTVRLWDANTGEAKDTLKGRADSIRCVKYSPDGSTLAAGTGDDIVVLWDATTGRHKATLKGHTHIIDSIAYSPDGAVLASGSIDGTVRLWNTDTSGLITTLTGHAGYVWSVAYAPDSKTVASGGNDNTIRLWDVATAELKETLTGHTGSVRNVAYSPNGSVLASGSEDDTVFIWDIT, encoded by the coding sequence ATGGATAATCTAAACGCTCAGACAGACGCACAATCGAATCTACCTGAAGGCGTCAAAGCACGCCTCGATCAAGGAAACCTAACCGGAGATATAGCATTTTCATCGGATGGCACGCAACTCGCAGTCGCCTGTGACATCGGCGTCTGGGTCTATGATGTGGACAGCGGGCTCGGACTTAACCTCCTCGTTGAACACAAGGAATACGTCAGATGCGTCGCGTATTCTCCTGATGGCAGTGCGATTGCTAGCGGAAGCATAGATAACACGGTAGTCTTATGGGACGCAATGAGTGGATCTCCGACAGCGACGCTTATCGGGCATACCGACGCCGTTAGGAGTGTTGCATATTCCAGAGATGGTGCCACCGTCGCAAGTGGAAGTCCTGATGGGACAGTGCGGTTATGGGATGCCAACACAGGAGAGGCGAAAGATACACTTAAAGGACGCGCAGACTCTATCAGATGTGTTAAATACTCTCCAGATGGGAGCACCCTCGCCGCTGGAACCGGGGACGACATAGTGGTCCTGTGGGATGCTACCACCGGCAGACACAAAGCAACACTCAAAGGACATACGCATATTATCGATTCAATCGCCTATTCCCCTGATGGAGCCGTTCTTGCAAGCGGAAGTATTGACGGCACGGTTCGATTGTGGAATACAGATACAAGCGGATTGATAACGACACTTACAGGACATGCGGGTTATGTCTGGAGCGTCGCTTACGCCCCTGACAGCAAAACCGTCGCAAGCGGTGGAAATGACAACACGATTCGTTTATGGGATGTCGCGACAGCGGAACTGAAAGAAACACTCACAGGACACACAGGAAGCGTCAGGAATGTCGCGTATTCTCCTAATGGCAGTGTTCTCGCTAGTGGCAGCGAGGACGATACCGTATTCATATGGGATATCACGTAA
- a CDS encoding DUF1553 domain-containing protein — protein sequence MKPRSNFVTIFLVAFSICLASGIGIPSYAASEMEQPASAEVPTVQALKVHPESLTLEHARDGRRVLVSGKTKSGAWVDVTPYAALTPTTAGVKVYEDGYIFPMAVGTTKITVTVKGVSTELPVTVKSMDAPPVSFVRDVMPLLSHAGCNNGTCHGAAKGKNGFKLSLRGYDPDFDYELLIEDISGRRFNRAFPEQSLMLLKPTSEVPHKGGQVIVPGDRDYEIIRQWIAEGATPDVHTTKRVERLEVLPDSAELATPGMKQQLIVIAHYPDGTTRDVTREAKFTSSVNEVAKVTDNGVVTAERRGETAILTRYEGAYSTNGIIVMGDRSGYKWVKTPEYNYIDTHVHNKLKRMKILPSELCTDEEFVRRIYFDLTGLPPTPAQVRSFLTDTTASKAKREKLIDTLVETSEFVDHWTHKWGDLLQSNRKFLGERGIWLFQQWIYQAIAENRPYDEFVRELITATGSTYTNPAANYFRVSREYTAAVENTTQLFLGVRFSCNKCHDHPFEKWTQNQYYEFGAFFADVKVKPGQLPGDEVVYANYTPEPVKHPRTLAVVEPAVPFGEVAEETDDKREMLAAWLTAKENPMFARAGANRIWSYFMGRGIIEPVDDIRTSNPPTNPELLDALTQDFVDSGFNMKHIMKTITRSRTYQQSITTNKWNKADTINFSHAVARRLTAEQLLDAIGIATGSRPRFEEMPKKFRAVQLPDSKVKDDGFLKLFGRPERETSCECERTTEVSLAHAMNLINGPTVAESLIDPEGRIAQLIETNHDDRVLVEELYLATLSRLPEKNEYAVAIEHLANAESKEEGAQDLLWALINSPAFLFNR from the coding sequence ATGAAACCCAGGTCTAACTTTGTAACAATATTCCTTGTTGCATTCTCTATCTGTCTCGCATCGGGAATCGGAATTCCCTCCTACGCAGCGAGCGAGATGGAACAGCCTGCAAGTGCCGAAGTTCCGACGGTGCAAGCGTTAAAAGTCCACCCTGAGTCACTAACATTGGAGCACGCGCGTGACGGTAGACGCGTGCTTGTGTCAGGAAAGACGAAAAGTGGCGCGTGGGTAGATGTAACACCTTATGCGGCACTGACACCTACCACCGCAGGAGTGAAAGTGTATGAAGATGGTTATATCTTCCCGATGGCGGTGGGCACAACAAAAATTACGGTGACCGTCAAAGGTGTCAGCACCGAATTGCCCGTGACCGTTAAAAGCATGGATGCACCCCCTGTCAGTTTCGTGCGAGATGTCATGCCACTCCTGAGCCATGCTGGGTGTAATAACGGCACATGTCACGGTGCAGCAAAAGGCAAAAATGGGTTCAAACTCTCACTCCGCGGCTACGACCCCGATTTCGACTATGAACTCTTAATCGAGGACATATCCGGACGGCGGTTCAACCGAGCGTTCCCAGAACAAAGCCTGATGTTGCTAAAACCGACATCGGAAGTGCCGCATAAAGGCGGACAGGTAATCGTCCCAGGCGATCGGGATTATGAAATCATTCGTCAATGGATAGCGGAAGGTGCTACTCCTGACGTTCACACCACAAAACGCGTCGAAAGGTTGGAGGTCCTACCCGATTCGGCTGAGCTTGCAACGCCGGGTATGAAGCAACAACTTATCGTGATCGCACACTATCCCGATGGCACAACCCGGGATGTCACCCGTGAAGCGAAGTTCACAAGTAGTGTCAATGAGGTAGCAAAGGTTACAGACAATGGTGTGGTAACCGCAGAACGCCGTGGCGAAACTGCGATCCTCACCCGATACGAAGGCGCCTATAGCACGAACGGCATCATCGTTATGGGTGACCGGAGCGGCTACAAGTGGGTCAAAACCCCCGAATACAACTATATTGACACACACGTTCACAATAAGCTGAAGCGGATGAAAATCCTACCTTCTGAACTTTGCACGGATGAAGAGTTTGTACGACGCATCTATTTCGATCTGACAGGTCTCCCGCCGACGCCGGCACAGGTGCGGAGTTTCTTGACCGATACGACCGCCTCTAAAGCCAAACGGGAAAAACTCATCGATACCCTCGTCGAAACATCGGAGTTTGTTGACCACTGGACGCATAAATGGGGCGATCTGTTGCAGTCTAACCGTAAATTCCTCGGTGAGCGTGGGATCTGGCTCTTCCAGCAGTGGATCTACCAAGCCATTGCCGAGAACCGTCCGTATGATGAGTTTGTGCGTGAGCTGATTACCGCAACCGGTAGCACTTACACAAATCCCGCAGCAAACTATTTCCGTGTTTCCCGTGAATATACGGCTGCCGTGGAAAACACAACCCAACTTTTCTTAGGTGTTCGGTTCTCATGCAACAAATGCCATGACCATCCCTTTGAAAAATGGACGCAAAACCAGTACTATGAATTCGGTGCGTTCTTCGCGGATGTCAAAGTCAAACCGGGGCAACTTCCCGGCGATGAGGTCGTCTATGCCAACTACACCCCGGAGCCTGTGAAACACCCGCGGACGTTAGCCGTGGTTGAACCCGCAGTCCCGTTCGGAGAAGTCGCGGAAGAAACCGACGACAAACGTGAAATGCTCGCAGCGTGGCTCACCGCTAAAGAGAATCCGATGTTTGCTCGGGCAGGTGCGAACCGTATCTGGAGTTACTTCATGGGACGTGGGATTATCGAACCTGTAGATGATATTCGAACAAGTAATCCACCGACGAACCCTGAATTGCTTGACGCATTGACTCAGGACTTCGTGGACAGTGGATTTAACATGAAACATATCATGAAGACAATCACACGTTCTCGAACCTACCAACAGAGCATCACGACCAATAAGTGGAATAAGGCGGATACGATCAACTTTTCGCACGCAGTTGCCCGACGCTTGACGGCAGAACAGTTGTTAGATGCGATTGGGATCGCGACAGGAAGCCGCCCACGATTTGAAGAGATGCCGAAAAAATTCCGAGCGGTGCAGTTGCCGGACAGCAAGGTCAAAGACGACGGATTCTTGAAGTTGTTTGGCAGACCTGAGCGCGAAACCTCGTGCGAATGCGAACGTACCACGGAGGTCAGTCTCGCACACGCAATGAACCTTATTAATGGACCGACGGTTGCAGAGTCACTCATCGATCCAGAAGGACGTATTGCACAACTCATCGAAACGAATCATGATGACCGGGTTCTCGTCGAGGAACTCTATCTCGCAACGCTCTCTCGGTTACCGGAGAAGAACGAATACGCAGTAGCGATTGAACACCTTGCGAATGCCGAATCTAAGGAAGAAGGTGCGCAAGACTTGTTGTGGGCACTCATTAACAGTCCCGCTTTCTTATTCAATCGATAA
- a CDS encoding DUF1501 domain-containing protein gives MLSLPQLPGRLCDGFSRREFLRVGGAAMLGISLPQVLSLQANANTTVDPAKPLNGWGKANSVILLFLQGGPSHLDIWDPKPEAPSNIRGEFNPIPTNVPGIQLSETMPRLAQQMDKACLIRSVSYTPAGLFNHTAAMYQMVTGETPDKVAPSGQLDPPSPADHPNAASHIANYRPPDEPMLAAVQLPRPMQESNIIGKGGNAGFLGRAYDPYFLFQDPNQEINLDDLSLRPEVPPVRLKRRKNLLETINKGMPEIDKVADSYALNEYYEKAYNLILSQRARNAFDLSQEPDEMRDKYGRHTFGQSALLARRLVEAGTRFVQVNWPSVANGDPNTTAWDTHATNFGPLKNLHCPKLDSAVSSLLEDLDQRGMLDDTLVLAIGEFGRSPRMGISTSGNSNAPDGRDHWPYCYTGLIAGAGVKGGQVYGKSDATGSTPLENPVHPTDILATVYHTLGIDPHTIVYNHLDQPRELVKGEPIAGIF, from the coding sequence ATGTTATCGTTACCACAACTACCCGGACGCCTATGTGACGGGTTCTCACGTCGTGAATTTCTACGTGTTGGTGGTGCGGCGATGCTCGGCATTAGTTTGCCACAGGTATTGTCACTCCAAGCCAACGCGAATACAACAGTTGACCCCGCCAAACCACTCAACGGATGGGGGAAAGCCAACTCGGTCATCCTTCTTTTCTTGCAAGGCGGTCCGAGCCACCTTGATATTTGGGATCCGAAACCGGAAGCTCCCTCGAACATCCGCGGTGAATTTAATCCGATCCCGACCAACGTGCCGGGAATCCAGTTGTCTGAGACGATGCCGCGTTTGGCACAACAGATGGATAAAGCGTGCCTTATCCGTTCGGTAAGTTACACACCGGCGGGACTTTTCAACCACACCGCTGCAATGTACCAAATGGTAACCGGTGAAACACCGGACAAGGTTGCGCCCTCGGGACAACTTGATCCGCCGTCCCCTGCTGACCATCCGAATGCCGCATCGCATATCGCAAACTATCGTCCACCCGATGAACCGATGCTCGCGGCAGTGCAACTCCCGCGCCCGATGCAGGAGAGTAATATCATCGGTAAAGGTGGAAACGCTGGCTTCCTTGGGAGAGCCTACGATCCGTATTTCCTCTTCCAAGATCCGAATCAGGAGATTAACCTCGACGATTTGAGCTTGCGTCCAGAGGTGCCACCGGTGCGTTTGAAACGTCGGAAAAACCTCCTTGAGACGATTAACAAAGGGATGCCCGAAATTGATAAGGTAGCAGATTCTTACGCCTTGAACGAGTATTACGAGAAGGCGTATAATCTCATCTTGTCGCAGCGAGCGCGCAATGCGTTCGACTTGTCTCAAGAACCGGATGAGATGCGAGATAAGTACGGTAGACATACGTTCGGGCAGAGCGCACTCCTCGCTCGCCGGTTGGTGGAAGCAGGTACCCGCTTCGTGCAGGTGAACTGGCCCTCCGTCGCTAACGGTGATCCGAATACCACGGCATGGGATACACACGCAACGAACTTCGGTCCGTTGAAGAACCTCCACTGCCCGAAGTTAGACAGTGCCGTCTCCTCACTGCTGGAAGACTTGGATCAACGCGGTATGTTGGACGATACCCTCGTCTTAGCGATCGGTGAATTCGGACGCTCGCCGCGGATGGGTATTAGCACTTCCGGTAACAGCAACGCGCCCGATGGACGCGATCACTGGCCCTATTGTTACACAGGTCTGATTGCAGGTGCTGGTGTTAAAGGTGGACAGGTCTACGGGAAGTCCGATGCAACAGGCTCAACGCCGCTTGAGAACCCGGTGCATCCAACAGACATTCTTGCTACGGTCTATCATACACTCGGTATCGATCCACACACCATCGTGTACAACCACTTGGATCAACCACGTGAATTGGTGAAAGGCGAACCGATTGCCGGGATATTTTAA